One genomic segment of Roseovarius carneus includes these proteins:
- a CDS encoding ATP-binding cassette domain-containing protein, with protein sequence MTLININALGVTLGDPLFTDLTLTISKGDRIGLVAANGRGKSTLLACLAGDFDPSAGEITRAPGLRVGYVTQNVPEAALSQTLYDTVQATMPPEQAEYESWRVDVVLGDLAVPYEVQHQPLSTLSGG encoded by the coding sequence ATGACACTTATCAACATTAACGCCTTGGGGGTGACCTTGGGCGATCCTTTGTTCACCGACCTGACCCTGACCATCTCCAAAGGAGACCGGATCGGGCTGGTGGCCGCAAACGGGCGTGGGAAATCCACTTTGCTGGCCTGCCTTGCGGGCGATTTTGATCCCAGCGCGGGCGAGATCACCCGCGCGCCGGGGCTGCGCGTGGGGTATGTGACGCAAAATGTGCCGGAGGCGGCGCTGAGCCAGACGCTGTATGACACGGTGCAGGCCACAATGCCGCCCGAGCAGGCCGAATATGAAAGCTGGCGGGTGGATGTGGTTCTGGGCGATCTTGCTGTGCCTTATGAGGTGCAGCACCAGCCTCTGAGCACGCTGAGCGGAGGATAG
- a CDS encoding heme lyase CcmF/NrfE family subunit — protein sequence MINELGHFALILAFVLACVQSVVPLIGAQKRWAGWMAVAPTAASAQFVFTAMSFAALTYVFVVSDFSNRLVMLNSHSAKPMIYKITGVWGNHEGSMLLWVLIVALFGACVGWFGSNLPPSLRARVLSVQGMIGVAFFAFIIFTSNPFERLAIPPFDGEDLNPLLQDIGLALHPPFLYVGYVGLSMTFSFAVAALIEGRVDAAWGRWVRPYTLAAWVFLTVGIALGSWWAYYELGWGGFWFWDPVENASFMPWLIAAALLHSAIVVEKRESLKSWTILLAIIAFGFSMIGAFITRSGVLTSVHAFANDPERGMVLLGITAIFMMGGLTMFAFRASAMQAKGVFATSSRESMLVLNNLLLGVACFVVFIGTIWPLIAELFFDRKVSVGPPFFNAAFTPFMVLLGIVLPFGAMLPWKRGQIGRVAKALVPALVLAVAVGALTWAIQTERSALGPIGMMLGAWLVAGAAVDIWSRTGRSGNRFARLFRLPRADWGKSIAHAGFGVTIAGIAGLLAWETEDIRVVNIGESFELSGFTLTLENVRDVQGPNFISTKADIRLSQDGEEISFLHPEKRYYPVADMPTTEAAIDNGFLRDVYVVIGDPQEGGGWAVRAYFKPLANWIWGGSILMAIGGFFSLSDRRYRIAAGSKKPEAKPVPGGVPAQ from the coding sequence ATGATAAATGAACTCGGTCACTTCGCCCTCATCCTCGCCTTCGTCCTTGCCTGTGTGCAGTCGGTGGTCCCTCTTATTGGCGCGCAAAAACGCTGGGCCGGGTGGATGGCAGTTGCCCCCACCGCGGCCAGCGCGCAATTCGTCTTTACGGCGATGTCCTTTGCAGCGCTGACATATGTCTTTGTGGTCTCGGACTTCTCCAACCGCCTTGTGATGCTCAACAGCCACTCGGCGAAACCGATGATTTACAAGATCACCGGCGTGTGGGGCAATCATGAAGGGTCCATGCTGCTTTGGGTGCTGATCGTGGCCCTTTTCGGGGCCTGTGTCGGCTGGTTTGGCAGCAATCTGCCGCCCAGCTTGCGGGCGCGCGTGCTGTCGGTTCAGGGGATGATCGGTGTGGCGTTCTTCGCCTTCATCATCTTCACCTCCAACCCGTTTGAGCGTCTGGCGATCCCACCTTTCGACGGCGAGGACCTCAATCCGCTCTTGCAGGATATCGGCCTCGCGCTCCATCCACCGTTTCTTTACGTGGGCTATGTCGGCCTCTCCATGACCTTCAGCTTCGCCGTGGCCGCCCTGATCGAGGGGCGCGTGGACGCGGCGTGGGGGCGGTGGGTGCGTCCCTACACGCTGGCCGCTTGGGTCTTTTTGACCGTCGGCATCGCACTGGGAAGCTGGTGGGCCTATTACGAGCTTGGCTGGGGCGGTTTCTGGTTCTGGGACCCGGTTGAGAACGCGAGCTTCATGCCTTGGCTTATTGCCGCAGCGCTCCTTCATTCGGCCATTGTCGTGGAAAAGCGCGAAAGCCTGAAAAGCTGGACCATCTTGCTTGCCATCATCGCGTTTGGCTTCTCGATGATCGGCGCGTTCATCACCCGGTCCGGCGTGCTGACCTCAGTGCATGCGTTCGCCAATGATCCTGAGCGGGGGATGGTCCTGCTTGGGATCACTGCGATCTTCATGATGGGGGGGCTGACCATGTTTGCCTTCCGGGCCAGCGCCATGCAGGCAAAGGGCGTCTTTGCGACATCCAGCCGGGAATCCATGCTTGTGCTGAACAACTTGCTATTGGGCGTGGCGTGTTTCGTGGTCTTCATCGGCACCATCTGGCCGTTGATTGCCGAGCTTTTCTTTGACCGCAAGGTTTCGGTCGGCCCGCCGTTTTTCAACGCCGCGTTCACGCCCTTCATGGTGCTTTTGGGCATTGTGCTGCCCTTTGGCGCGATGCTGCCGTGGAAGCGTGGGCAAATTGGCCGCGTTGCAAAGGCATTGGTCCCGGCTCTGGTTCTGGCTGTGGCTGTCGGTGCTCTGACATGGGCGATCCAGACGGAACGCAGCGCGCTGGGGCCGATTGGAATGATGCTCGGTGCGTGGCTTGTTGCCGGGGCTGCGGTGGATATTTGGTCGCGCACGGGGCGTTCGGGCAACCGCTTTGCTCGGCTTTTCCGTCTGCCGCGGGCCGATTGGGGCAAATCCATCGCCCATGCGGGGTTTGGTGTCACAATTGCGGGCATTGCAGGCCTTCTGGCGTGGGAGACCGAGGATATCCGCGTGGTCAACATCGGCGAGAGCTTCGAGTTGTCGGGCTTCACGCTCACGCTTGAGAACGTGCGCGATGTGCAGGGGCCGAACTTTATCTCCACCAAAGCCGATATCCGTCTGTCGCAGGACGGTGAGGAGATCAGCTTCCTTCACCCCGAAAAGCGGTACTACCCTGTTGCGGACATGCCGACAACTGAGGCGGCCATCGACAATGGTTTCCTGCGCGACGTCTATGTTGTGATCGGCGATCCACAAGAGGGTGGCGGCTGGGCTGTGCGGGCCTACTTCAAACCGCTGGCAAACTGGATCTGGGGCGGCTCGATCCTGATGGCGATCGGCGGGTTCTTCTCGCTCAGCGATCGGCGGTACCGGATTGCTGCGGGGTCGAAAAAGCCCGAGGCAAAACCCGTGCCCGGTGGGGTGCCTGCGCAATGA
- the argC gene encoding N-acetyl-gamma-glutamyl-phosphate reductase has product MTHNIAILGASGYTGAELVRLIATHPSMRIAALGANSKAGQSMADVFPHLRHLDLPMMVTIDEIDFAGIDLCFCALPHATSQAVIKALPKDLKIVDLSADFRLRDPEVYAKWYGGTHDALECQAEAVYGLTEFYREDIRTARLVAGTGCNAATGQYALRPLIAGGLIDLDDIIIDLKTGVSGAGRSLKENLLHAELSEGAHAYAVGGTHRHLAEFDQEFSAIAGRDVKVQFTPHLLPANRGIIATVYVKGEAHDIHAALAAAYRAEPFLEVLPFGQTPSTRHVRGSNFCHVGVTGDRIEGRAVVIAALDNLTKGSSGQALQNANLMLNEPETAGLMMAPLFP; this is encoded by the coding sequence ATGACCCATAATATCGCCATTCTCGGGGCCTCAGGCTATACCGGGGCAGAGCTTGTCCGGCTGATCGCGACCCATCCGAGCATGCGGATTGCGGCGCTTGGTGCGAATTCCAAGGCAGGACAGAGCATGGCGGATGTGTTCCCGCATCTGCGCCATCTGGACCTGCCCATGATGGTGACCATCGACGAGATTGATTTTGCAGGCATTGATCTGTGCTTTTGCGCGCTGCCCCACGCGACCAGTCAGGCAGTGATCAAGGCGTTGCCGAAAGATCTGAAAATCGTCGATCTGAGCGCGGATTTCCGGCTGCGTGACCCGGAGGTCTACGCCAAATGGTATGGCGGGACGCATGACGCGTTGGAGTGTCAGGCGGAGGCGGTTTATGGGCTGACCGAGTTCTACCGCGAGGATATTCGCACGGCACGGCTTGTTGCGGGGACGGGGTGCAATGCCGCCACCGGGCAATATGCGCTGCGGCCCTTGATCGCAGGCGGACTGATTGATCTCGATGACATCATCATTGATCTCAAAACCGGCGTCAGCGGGGCGGGGCGCAGCCTGAAGGAAAATCTGCTCCATGCAGAGCTGTCGGAGGGCGCGCATGCCTATGCCGTGGGCGGCACGCATCGGCACCTTGCCGAGTTTGATCAAGAATTTTCCGCCATCGCTGGGCGCGACGTGAAAGTGCAATTCACACCGCATTTATTACCTGCAAACAGGGGGATAATTGCCACTGTTTATGTAAAAGGCGAGGCTCATGATATCCATGCCGCCTTGGCAGCCGCCTATAGGGCCGAACCCTTCCTTGAGGTGCTGCCCTTTGGCCAGACGCCCAGCACCCGCCATGTGAGGGGCAGCAACTTTTGCCATGTTGGCGTGACCGGGGACCGGATCGAGGGCCGTGCGGTTGTGATCGCAGCGCTTGATAACCTGACCAAAGGGTCCAGTGGGCAAGCCTTGCAGAATGCCAATCTGATGTTAAATGAGCCTGAGACGGCGGGGCTTATGATGGCCCCACTCTTCCCGTGA
- a CDS encoding SLC13 family permease, with product MTQDQIILFALFGAVFGFLLWGRFRYDIVAFSALMIGVIVGVVPTEKAFSGFGHPATLVVALVLVVSAGLVRSGAVFLITRTLVDASRGLGAHIALMGGIGGVLSAFMNNVAALALLMPVDVQTARKAGRAPGLSLMPLSFATILGGMVTLIGTPPNIIIAAIREETLGAPFAMFDFAPVGGVTAIAGLLFVALVGWRLIPQREDATMRSADLANYIAELTVPTGSPHIGKRLAELEDTATKTDVAIIGLIREGKRRYGTALNTGIKAGDALVLEAQPDALDEFRAALSLDFADAPREEALRAEGDGLDLLEIVIQRDSRITGKTAQSIGLHWRQRAVVMGISREGKQITSQMRKTVIRAGDILLLLVPKDKGEDIADWLGALTLADRGLAVTQNTKTWSAIGLFAAAVAAASFGLVYLPVALGLVVVAYVLTKIIPLGELYTHIEWPVVVLLGSMIPLGAALEDAGGTELIANSLISLTHGMPAWAILTVLMIVTMSLSDVLNNTATTIVAAPVGIQMAQSLGVSSDPFLMAVAVAASCAFLTPIGHKNNTLILGPGGYRFGDYWRIGLPLEVIVVAVSIPAILIFWPL from the coding sequence ATGACACAAGATCAAATCATTCTCTTCGCTCTCTTTGGTGCCGTGTTCGGCTTTTTGCTCTGGGGCCGGTTTCGCTATGATATCGTGGCATTCAGCGCTCTGATGATCGGGGTGATCGTGGGGGTGGTGCCCACGGAAAAGGCATTTTCCGGCTTCGGCCACCCGGCCACGCTGGTTGTCGCACTCGTGCTGGTGGTGTCGGCGGGGCTGGTGCGTTCGGGCGCTGTGTTCTTGATCACCCGCACGCTGGTCGATGCCTCGCGGGGCCTTGGGGCGCATATCGCATTGATGGGCGGCATCGGCGGCGTGCTCTCGGCCTTCATGAACAACGTGGCGGCCCTTGCCCTTCTCATGCCCGTGGATGTGCAAACCGCGCGCAAAGCAGGCCGCGCGCCGGGACTCAGCCTCATGCCGCTCAGCTTCGCCACCATCCTTGGCGGCATGGTCACCTTGATCGGTACGCCGCCCAATATCATTATCGCAGCCATCCGAGAGGAGACGCTCGGCGCGCCCTTTGCGATGTTCGATTTCGCCCCGGTGGGCGGCGTGACGGCCATTGCGGGGCTGCTGTTCGTGGCCCTTGTCGGCTGGCGCCTGATCCCGCAGCGCGAGGATGCTACCATGCGCAGCGCGGACCTCGCCAATTACATCGCGGAACTGACTGTGCCCACAGGCTCGCCCCATATCGGCAAACGTCTGGCCGAGCTTGAAGACACCGCCACCAAGACCGATGTGGCCATCATCGGCCTTATCCGCGAGGGAAAGCGCCGCTACGGCACCGCGCTCAACACCGGGATCAAGGCGGGCGACGCGCTGGTGTTGGAGGCGCAGCCCGACGCGCTGGACGAGTTTCGCGCCGCCCTCTCGCTCGATTTCGCGGACGCACCGCGCGAGGAGGCCCTGCGCGCGGAAGGCGACGGGCTCGATCTGTTGGAGATCGTGATCCAACGCGACAGCCGCATCACCGGCAAGACCGCGCAATCCATCGGCCTGCATTGGCGGCAGCGCGCCGTGGTTATGGGCATCTCGCGCGAGGGCAAGCAGATCACGAGCCAGATGCGCAAGACGGTGATCCGGGCGGGCGATATCCTGCTGCTGCTGGTGCCAAAGGACAAGGGCGAGGACATTGCCGATTGGCTGGGCGCGCTCACCCTTGCCGACCGGGGCCTTGCGGTCACCCAAAACACAAAGACATGGAGCGCCATCGGCCTTTTCGCCGCCGCCGTGGCTGCCGCGAGCTTTGGCCTCGTCTATCTTCCCGTCGCTCTGGGCCTTGTCGTGGTGGCATACGTGCTCACCAAGATCATTCCGCTGGGCGAGCTGTATACCCATATCGAATGGCCCGTGGTCGTGCTTCTGGGCTCCATGATCCCCCTTGGGGCCGCGCTGGAGGATGCAGGCGGCACGGAGCTGATCGCCAACAGCCTGATCAGCCTGACCCATGGCATGCCCGCATGGGCTATCCTCACTGTGCTGATGATCGTCACGATGAGCCTCTCGGACGTGCTCAACAACACCGCTACCACCATCGTCGCGGCTCCGGTGGGCATCCAGATGGCGCAATCTCTCGGCGTCTCGTCGGACCCGTTTCTGATGGCCGTGGCGGTCGCTGCATCTTGCGCGTTTCTCACGCCCATCGGGCACAAGAACAACACGCTCATCCTCGGGCCCGGCGGCTACCGTTTTGGTGATTACTGGCGCATCGGTCTGCCGCTCGAAGTGATTGTCGTCGCCGTTTCGATCCCCGCGATCCTCATCTTCTGGCCGCTCTGA
- a CDS encoding glutamate racemase produces the protein MAVGIFDSGLGGLTVLEAVQKRLPEVPFVYLGDNANAPYGVRGADDVHALTEAAVKRLWAEGCDLVILACNTASAAALRRMQEAGVPEGKRVLGVFVPLIEALTERNWGDNSPPREVAVTHVALFATPATVSSRAFQRELAFRAIGVDVEAQACGGIVDAIEEGDMILAEALVRSHVDALRRKMPDPQAAILGCTHYPLVEDVFRAALGPDVAVYSQANLVAESLADYLTRRPGMMGSGTESRFLTTGDARRVSDRATQFMRREVRFEPL, from the coding sequence ATGGCAGTGGGTATTTTCGACAGTGGTTTGGGCGGCCTGACCGTGCTGGAGGCCGTGCAAAAGCGGCTGCCTGAGGTTCCATTCGTCTATCTTGGCGACAATGCAAATGCGCCCTACGGCGTGCGCGGGGCGGATGATGTGCATGCCTTGACCGAGGCTGCGGTCAAGCGCCTGTGGGCTGAAGGCTGTGATCTGGTGATCCTGGCCTGCAACACAGCCTCTGCCGCAGCGCTGCGCCGGATGCAGGAGGCGGGTGTGCCTGAGGGCAAGCGCGTTCTGGGTGTGTTCGTGCCGCTGATCGAGGCATTGACCGAGCGGAACTGGGGCGACAATTCTCCTCCGCGCGAAGTGGCCGTGACGCATGTGGCGCTTTTTGCGACGCCTGCGACGGTCAGCAGCCGGGCGTTTCAACGCGAGCTGGCGTTTCGCGCAATTGGCGTTGATGTGGAGGCGCAGGCCTGTGGCGGTATCGTGGATGCGATCGAAGAGGGGGATATGATCCTCGCCGAGGCGCTGGTGCGTAGCCATGTGGACGCGCTTAGGCGCAAGATGCCCGATCCGCAGGCGGCGATCTTGGGCTGCACGCATTATCCGCTGGTCGAGGATGTGTTTCGCGCCGCTTTGGGCCCGGATGTGGCGGTCTATTCTCAGGCCAATCTGGTGGCCGAGAGCCTCGCCGATTACCTCACGCGGCGGCCCGGTATGATGGGCAGTGGCACCGAGAGCCGATTTCTGACCACCGGCGACGCGCGCCGCGTCTCGGACCGCGCGACACAGTTCATGCGCCGCGAGGTGCGGTTTGAGCCGCTCTAG
- a CDS encoding holin family protein: MGIIERILSSVFGGGRNILVETAEVFRENAEAGAQRDADERSQALAQFAAEFAARERGLFDRIMDGVNRLPRPAMALGTLGLFIAAMADPVWFSARMQGIALVPEPLWWLLGVVVSFYFGARHQYKSQELQRGIADTLARTPKVARNIEGLQRLRTPPAATEGDAALTLATLTPEANPALEEWRRKIT, encoded by the coding sequence ATGGGGATAATCGAGCGGATTTTGAGCAGCGTGTTTGGCGGCGGGCGCAACATCTTGGTGGAGACCGCCGAGGTCTTTCGCGAGAATGCAGAAGCGGGCGCGCAGCGCGATGCAGATGAGCGCAGTCAAGCGCTGGCGCAATTCGCGGCGGAGTTCGCAGCGCGCGAGAGGGGACTTTTTGACCGGATCATGGACGGTGTGAACCGCCTACCGCGCCCAGCGATGGCTCTGGGGACGCTGGGCCTTTTCATCGCTGCCATGGCCGATCCGGTATGGTTTTCGGCGCGTATGCAGGGCATCGCGCTTGTGCCCGAGCCGCTCTGGTGGCTCTTGGGTGTCGTGGTCAGCTTCTACTTCGGCGCGCGACACCAATACAAAAGTCAGGAGTTGCAGCGCGGCATTGCCGACACGCTCGCGCGCACACCCAAAGTTGCCCGTAATATCGAGGGGTTGCAACGGCTGCGCACACCCCCCGCCGCCACGGAGGGGGATGCGGCTCTGACCCTCGCCACCCTCACGCCCGAGGCCAATCCGGCACTGGAGGAATGGCGCCGCAAAATCACCTGA
- a CDS encoding LysR family transcriptional regulator, protein MDWDKLRIFHAVADAGSLTHAGDTLQLSQSAVSRQVRGLEQSLNATLFHRHARGLILTEQGELLFDATRAMLKRLDTATARIRDSEEEVFGELRVTTTIGFGTLWLAPRLSQLYKKYPDLRIDLMLEERVLDLPMREADVAIRMKEPSQADLIRKRLMSVHMVLAANADYIAEYGMPQQPKDLQAHRLISQNPNSAQVGAAAMLVSELIANNIPSILTVNNYFGVLQGVLHNLGIGVLPDYLLHDFPNLVRVLPEVESVEVPVFLAYPEELRHSKRIAAFRDFVQDEIFTYRKTMKEQAVT, encoded by the coding sequence GTGGATTGGGACAAATTAAGGATTTTTCATGCTGTCGCCGATGCGGGCAGCTTGACACATGCAGGCGATACTCTGCAACTGTCTCAATCAGCCGTATCGCGGCAGGTGCGCGGGTTGGAACAATCTCTGAACGCGACCCTCTTTCATCGCCATGCGCGGGGCCTGATCCTAACTGAGCAGGGCGAGCTTTTGTTCGACGCGACCCGCGCCATGCTCAAGCGGCTCGACACCGCCACCGCCCGCATCCGAGACAGCGAGGAAGAGGTCTTCGGCGAATTGCGTGTGACCACGACAATCGGCTTCGGCACGCTCTGGCTCGCCCCGCGTCTGAGCCAGCTTTACAAGAAATACCCCGATCTCAGGATTGATTTGATGCTGGAAGAGCGCGTGCTCGACCTGCCCATGCGCGAGGCAGACGTGGCCATCCGCATGAAGGAACCAAGCCAGGCCGATCTGATTCGCAAACGGCTGATGAGCGTGCATATGGTGCTGGCCGCCAATGCCGATTACATCGCCGAATACGGTATGCCCCAACAACCAAAGGATTTGCAGGCCCACAGGCTAATCTCGCAAAATCCCAATTCGGCGCAGGTCGGCGCGGCGGCAATGCTGGTCAGCGAACTGATTGCCAATAACATCCCGTCGATTCTCACCGTGAACAATTATTTCGGCGTGCTCCAAGGCGTGCTTCATAATCTGGGAATTGGTGTGCTGCCCGATTACCTCTTGCACGATTTCCCCAATCTCGTGCGCGTTCTTCCGGAGGTTGAGTCGGTCGAAGTGCCTGTCTTCCTCGCCTATCCCGAGGAATTGCGCCACTCAAAACGCATCGCGGCCTTCCGTGACTTCGTTCAGGACGAGATTTTCACCTATCGCAAAACGATGAAAGAACAGGCTGTTACCTGA
- a CDS encoding ATP-binding cassette domain-containing protein: MIQAALEGRESAVKTAPSVVAGFSDQHLGQLNGHDTPMTAVVGQFDIGDQRARGVLAGAGVLIQMQDTAIEALSGGQKARLAMLVLRLKHPSFYLLDEPTNHSDIEGQEALEEELITQGPSCVLVSHDRTFLRNVCNRFWWINGKNLEEVESPEAFLSRTVEAK, from the coding sequence ATGATCCAAGCCGCCCTGGAGGGGCGAGAGAGTGCGGTGAAAACCGCGCCATCGGTTGTGGCGGGCTTCTCAGATCAGCATCTTGGCCAGCTGAATGGGCATGATACGCCGATGACGGCCGTGGTCGGGCAGTTTGACATTGGCGATCAGCGGGCGCGCGGTGTTTTGGCCGGGGCGGGTGTTTTGATTCAGATGCAGGACACAGCTATCGAAGCCCTGTCAGGCGGGCAAAAGGCGCGTTTGGCGATGCTTGTCCTGCGGCTGAAGCACCCGAGCTTTTACCTTCTGGACGAGCCGACGAACCATTCGGACATCGAAGGCCAAGAGGCACTGGAGGAAGAGCTTATCACGCAAGGCCCGTCTTGCGTTCTGGTCAGCCATGACCGCACTTTTCTCCGCAATGTCTGCAACCGGTTTTGGTGGATAAACGGCAAAAATCTGGAGGAGGTGGAGAGCCCCGAGGCGTTTTTGAGCCGCACGGTTGAGGCAAAGTGA
- a CDS encoding holin-associated N-acetylmuramidase: protein MSRVAEIAKEIIAREGGYVNDPDDPGGATNFGVTIHTMRRLGLDLTGDGRVTAADVKRLSRAQAEDIFIEHYFTRPGIEALPQALQASVFDMYVNAGSNAVKILQRLLREMGQDISVDGVIGPQTAAAAATVARAAPGHIADAYGIARRNYYFRIADRRPASRKFARTRSGGKGGWIKRAEEFISPRFHLSRADFAERVASWG from the coding sequence GTGTCCCGAGTTGCCGAAATAGCCAAAGAGATTATCGCCCGTGAAGGCGGCTATGTGAATGACCCCGACGATCCGGGCGGAGCCACGAATTTTGGCGTGACCATCCATACAATGCGCCGTTTGGGGTTGGACCTGACCGGGGATGGGCGGGTGACGGCGGCCGATGTGAAGCGGCTGAGCCGGGCGCAGGCCGAAGACATCTTCATCGAGCATTACTTCACGCGGCCCGGCATCGAGGCACTGCCCCAAGCGCTTCAGGCCAGTGTGTTTGATATGTATGTCAATGCGGGCAGCAATGCGGTGAAGATCCTGCAACGGCTGTTGCGCGAGATGGGGCAGGATATCAGCGTCGATGGCGTGATCGGACCTCAGACTGCCGCCGCCGCGGCCACGGTTGCGCGCGCCGCCCCGGGCCATATCGCGGATGCTTACGGCATTGCGCGCCGGAATTACTATTTCCGCATCGCTGATCGCCGCCCCGCCAGCCGCAAATTCGCGCGCACCCGCTCAGGCGGGAAGGGCGGATGGATCAAACGGGCGGAGGAGTTCATCTCGCCGCGCTTTCATCTCAGCCGCGCGGATTTTGCCGAGAGGGTGGCGTCATGGGGATAA
- a CDS encoding enoyl-CoA hydratase-related protein — MKDYSTIRLEIEGGIAILTLNRPDKMNALNPQMRAEITDAATHAGRSARVLVITGEGRAFCSGQDLSDGGSAAKLDIERVLRDEYVPMLRSLAECPIPTISAVNGPAAGAGANLALAADVVIATESAVFLQAFTRIGLIPDAGGTYWLPRQMGAAKAMGAALFAEPISATDAANWGMIWEAVPDMEFDAHWKARAAHLAKGPTEAYRHLKDAMRGSWDNSLDAQLDLEAKLQGTCGQTRDFQEGVMAFLEKRTAQFEGR; from the coding sequence ATGAAAGACTACAGCACCATCCGCCTTGAGATCGAAGGCGGCATCGCGATCCTCACGCTCAACCGCCCTGACAAGATGAACGCGCTCAATCCGCAAATGCGGGCAGAGATCACCGATGCGGCCACCCATGCGGGCCGTTCGGCGCGTGTTCTGGTGATCACAGGCGAGGGGCGGGCGTTTTGCTCGGGCCAAGACCTCAGCGATGGGGGCAGTGCTGCCAAGCTCGATATCGAGCGGGTGTTGCGCGACGAATACGTGCCCATGCTGCGCAGCCTCGCGGAATGTCCCATCCCCACGATCAGCGCGGTGAACGGCCCGGCGGCAGGCGCGGGGGCCAACCTTGCGCTGGCCGCGGATGTGGTGATCGCGACTGAAAGCGCTGTTTTCCTTCAAGCGTTCACCCGGATCGGCCTCATCCCCGACGCGGGCGGAACCTATTGGCTACCCCGTCAAATGGGTGCAGCCAAAGCCATGGGGGCCGCCCTCTTTGCCGAACCGATCAGCGCTACGGATGCCGCAAACTGGGGCATGATCTGGGAGGCGGTGCCGGATATGGAGTTTGACGCCCATTGGAAGGCGCGTGCGGCGCATCTGGCCAAAGGCCCGACCGAGGCTTACCGCCACCTGAAGGATGCGATGCGCGGGTCATGGGATAACAGCCTCGATGCGCAGCTGGATCTGGAGGCGAAGCTCCAAGGCACCTGCGGTCAAACGCGCGATTTCCAAGAGGGTGTGATGGCCTTTCTCGAAAAGCGCACCGCCCAGTTTGAAGGGCGGTGA
- a CDS encoding cytochrome c-type biogenesis protein, translated as MRRLACILALIAAPAFAVQPDEVLDDPVMEERARDISSGLRCLVCRNESIDESNATLARDLRLLVRDRLVAGDSNDEVVDFIVARYGEYVLLNPRAAGSTWFLWLAGPAMLLAGTGIAIGYVRRRSQAEGPASGLSDAEETRLRQILDD; from the coding sequence ATGAGACGGTTGGCGTGCATCCTTGCTCTCATCGCGGCCCCCGCCTTTGCGGTGCAGCCCGATGAGGTGCTGGACGATCCGGTGATGGAGGAGCGTGCGCGCGATATCTCGTCGGGCCTGCGCTGCCTTGTGTGCCGTAATGAGAGCATCGACGAATCGAACGCCACACTTGCGCGAGACCTGCGTCTTTTGGTCCGCGACCGTCTGGTGGCGGGCGACAGCAACGATGAGGTGGTGGATTTCATCGTCGCGCGCTACGGCGAATATGTGCTCCTGAACCCACGCGCGGCGGGCAGCACGTGGTTTTTGTGGCTCGCCGGGCCGGCCATGCTTTTAGCCGGGACGGGAATTGCCATTGGCTATGTGCGCCGCCGGTCTCAGGCCGAGGGACCCGCCAGCGGGCTCAGCGATGCGGAAGAGACCCGCCTGCGCCAAATTCTCGACGACTGA
- the ccmE gene encoding cytochrome c maturation protein CcmE, translated as MKSLKKQRRIQVISMLAVALVLSTALIGYAMRDGINFFRSPSEVIAAPPSPTEVFRIGGLVEEGTLRRGEGTTTFFNVTDGGASVAVTYTGVMPDLFGEGEGMVGMGSFDGTTFVATEILARHDEDYMPKEVVDALKAQGVYKDYSADEAGANDS; from the coding sequence ATGAAATCGCTCAAGAAGCAGCGCCGTATTCAAGTGATCTCCATGCTGGCCGTGGCGCTTGTCCTGTCCACCGCGCTCATCGGATATGCCATGCGTGACGGGATTAACTTCTTCCGCTCGCCCAGCGAGGTGATCGCCGCGCCGCCCAGCCCCACGGAGGTCTTCCGCATCGGCGGGTTGGTCGAGGAGGGCACATTGCGCCGCGGCGAAGGCACGACCACATTTTTCAATGTGACGGATGGCGGCGCGAGCGTGGCGGTGACGTATACTGGCGTGATGCCCGACCTTTTTGGTGAGGGCGAGGGTATGGTCGGCATGGGCAGCTTTGATGGCACAACTTTCGTCGCCACCGAGATTCTTGCGCGCCATGACGAGGATTACATGCCGAAGGAAGTCGTTGATGCGCTGAAGGCGCAAGGCGTCTACAAGGACTACAGCGCGGATGAGGCTGGTGCGAACGATAGCTGA